Genomic segment of Gopherus flavomarginatus isolate rGopFla2 chromosome 2, rGopFla2.mat.asm, whole genome shotgun sequence:
TGAACCACTTATGACTACTACTTGTAGAGCGTAAATGGGAAATTAGATGGGTGACCCAAACTCACCTTCTTaaaccaaagtactgtataatatcAGCCACTTGGGCTGGGCCATCACACAAGAGGGGAAGATGATTCTCAACTCTCCCCAACAATTTGAtccaaagaacaaagaacaacataACAGATAAAGGATTTTAAAGCAATAAGGAGCCTACACATATCTCACCTAAAGCCTCATTGCACTGGGACAGAAGGCCAAGCTTCTTCAGAGTGACACACGCAgacatcctctgcccctccgtgcgcttcccacagcgagcccgccccagcggggtcctggggaagccacagggtcctgcccccccactgcgcagtcagacgtgactctcagccagccagtgacacagaggtttattcgatgacaggaacagggtctaaaacagagcttgtagacacAGTGAACCGggcccctcggccgggtccattctggggggcagtgagccagaccccacgtctgcacttcactcctcctcatccccagtcaactccagactaacaaccccctccagcccctcctcctctgctcagttcctttcccgggccaggaggtcacctgatctctttgtctccaacaccttcagctggcacctttgcagagggaggggtccaggccatcagctgctaggagacagagtgccaggcatttaggtgcactggccctttgctctgccagatacttaagaactgccatggggacactgaggcaccaacacagtattcagagaaaatattaagaacattcctagttcatcacaacaGGGTTGTGGTGTAAACGCACTCCCTTAAGATGATACAAGGACACACTGATCCCCTTCTAAAGAGAAGGACAGGATGACAGGGTGATGGGCAGAAATGTCTGATGTACAAGGTAAAGCATAGTCACTAATCACGTCGGAGGGGCAATACGTAACTGGTTTGTATCAGTGTATAAAAGAAGGGTCACAGAAGGGGTGTCTTTGGCCAGCCgaggggggaatggaaagtcctgccgCTCACTGAGCTGGTCCACTGTTATGGGCATACATGTGCTAGTGTACCTGTAGACACTGATCCGGGGAGCTAGGATCATGCTtcgtcgacaataaacctggctagGTGCCTTTGCTACAAAGCGAGTCTTGTGCTCTTTGTGGGCAGTTCCATGGTGATGTGCTGGGTCGCTAGCTGCACCCTGTTCTGTTCTCCCTTTGTCATAACATAAAAAGGGACATTCAAAGGAATTAAAAAGTGGCAAATTGAAAACTGATAAAAAGGAAAGACTTTCACACAGGGTgcaattaaactgtggaactcattaccgcAGGACGCTGTTAAGGGCAAGAATTTAGAAAAGGTTAAAAACATTTATTGAACAAAgatatccagagttataattaatgctaacagatattttgaagggatattaaaccttgtACTTCAGGGTTTAAGCAACTTTCTAATGATTAGGAGGAGACCTAATATTGGCCAGGAGTGGGGGGGCAGATTATCCTACATTTGCCTAGTATGCaattcttacaccttcctccgATGCATCTGATGCTGctcactgtcagagcagctgggCTGGtgggaccttgggtctgatccagtgtggtcaTTCCTGCGTCAGTGGGAGTCTTGCTGGAGTATGGGCTGGGAAAGCCCTTCCAGATTCGGGCTGGCACACGCGAGCTGCTTCCACCTCGTGTGAACTCTCTGGTGTTTTTGCAGCGTCCCCTTGGTGGTGAAGCCCTTTCCACACACGGTGCATGTGAAGGGCCTCTCCCCCGTGTGGATCCGCTGGTGCATTTTGAGGTTGCCGTTGGTGGTGAAGCTTTTCTCGCACTGGGTGCAGGTGAACGGCCGCTCTCCCGTGTGCACTCGCTGGTGCGTCAGGAGGTTGCCCGGCTGcgtgaagcatttcccacactgGTTGCACATGTATGAGCGCTCCCtggtgtggattctctggtgcaTCGTGAGGTCCCTGTTGGAGACAAAGCTCTCCTTGCATTCAGCACATGCAAAGAGTCTCTCACGCACGTGGCTTTTCTGGTGCGTGCTGAGCGTGCCCTTCTTGGCGAAGCTCTTCCCGCACTGACAGCAGGCGAACGGGCGCTCCCCCGTGTGGCGCCGCTGGTGTGTCAGCAGATTCACCTTCTGAgtgaagctcttcccacactctGCACactggaaaggccgctcccccgtgTGCACCCTCTGGTGCAGTTTGAGGTTGTCTTTCCTGGTGAAacgtttcccacactcagtgcacgggAACAGCCGCTCCCTGCCGTGTGTCCTGCCATGCACTCTGCCATGCACCTTCAGAATGGCCTTGCTGATGAAGCGCTTCCCACATATGGGGCAGGAGAATGGATGTTCTCCCATGTGCAGCCTCTTGTGCAGTTTCAGAAATTCGTTCTGAACGAAGCCCTGGCCGCACTCGGTGcacatgaagggccgctccccgctGTGCAGGCACTGGTGCATTCTGAGGGTGGCCTTGGCGGTGAAGCCTTTTCCACACTCAGTGCACATGAAaggccgctcccctgtgtggatccacTGGTGCATTTTGAGGTTGCCGTTGGTGGTGAAGCTTTTCTCACACTGGGTGCAggtgaacggccgctcccccgtgtGCACTCGCTGGTGCGTCAGGAGGTTGCCCGGCTGcgtgaagcatttcccacactgGCTGCACATGTATGAGCGCTCCCTGGTGTGGATCCTCTGGTGCATCGTGAGGTCCCTGTTGGAGACAAAGCTCTCCTTGCATTCAGCACATGCAAAGCGCCTCTCACGCACGTGGCTTTTCTGGTGTGTGTTGAGTGTGGCCTTCTGGGCAAAGCTCTTCCCGCACTGACAGCAGGCGAACGGGCGCTCCCCCGTGTGGCATCGCTGGTGCGTCAGGAGATTCACCTTCTGA
This window contains:
- the LOC127045831 gene encoding oocyte zinc finger protein XlCOF6-like isoform X2 — protein: MDEHRISPLLRSGSSSGHKQNQFKNLAPASGGRWSTSQGPVAFEDVAVYFSLEEWAALAKWQRELYRDVMKENYELVASLGHPAVKPEIICQMERGEEPCVGNLWGWKDRSTAQNPCSDGEMKDDDEEGTRTLDLPKTSPGQTGGDLHQHSRKKQRCKSQSKSQKQQRNVMQKKLLPLPRPQKTLLQRQDAEQKQDSQQDQTHLTAQQGEPTGRKPFTCPECGRSCAMKGNLKMHQRVHTGQGLFPCSQCGKCFTTKGNLKMHQQIHTGERPFMCTECGQGFVQNKFLKLHKRLHTGEHPFPCPECGKCFISKAILKLHGRTHGRERLFPCTECGKCFTRKDILKLHQRVHTGERPFQCAECGKSFTQKVNLLTHQRCHTGERPFACCQCGKSFAQKATLNTHQKSHVRERRFACAECKESFVSNRDLTMHQRIHTRERSYMCSQCGKCFTQPGNLLTHQRVHTGERPFTCTQCEKSFTTNGNLKMHQWIHTGERPFMCTECGKGFTAKATLRMHQCLHSGERPFMCTECGQGFVQNEFLKLHKRLHMGEHPFSCPICGKRFISKAILKVHGRVHGRTHGRERLFPCTECGKRFTRKDNLKLHQRVHTGERPFQCAECGKSFTQKVNLLTHQRRHTGERPFACCQCGKSFAKKGTLSTHQKSHVRERLFACAECKESFVSNRDLTMHQRIHTRERSYMCNQCGKCFTQPGNLLTHQRVHTGERPFTCTQCEKSFTTNGNLKMHQRIHTGERPFTCTVCGKGFTTKGTLQKHQRVHTRWKQLACASPNLEGLSQPILQQDSH
- the LOC127045831 gene encoding oocyte zinc finger protein XlCOF6-like isoform X3, encoding MGAGGSAQGPVAFEDVAVYFSLEEWAALAKWQRELYRDVMKENYELVASLGHPAVKPEIICQMERGEEPCVGNLWGWKDRSTAQNPCSADGEMKDDDEEGTRTLDLPKTSPGQTGGDLHQHSRKKQRCKSQSKSQKQQRNVMQKKLLPLPRPQKTLLQRQDAEQKQDSQQDQTHLTAQQGEPTGRKPFTCPECGRSCAMKGNLKMHQRVHTGQGLFPCSQCGKCFTTKGNLKMHQQIHTGERPFMCTECGQGFVQNKFLKLHKRLHTGEHPFPCPECGKCFISKAILKLHGRTHGRERLFPCTECGKCFTRKDILKLHQRVHTGERPFQCAECGKSFTQKVNLLTHQRCHTGERPFACCQCGKSFAQKATLNTHQKSHVRERRFACAECKESFVSNRDLTMHQRIHTRERSYMCSQCGKCFTQPGNLLTHQRVHTGERPFTCTQCEKSFTTNGNLKMHQWIHTGERPFMCTECGKGFTAKATLRMHQCLHSGERPFMCTECGQGFVQNEFLKLHKRLHMGEHPFSCPICGKRFISKAILKVHGRVHGRTHGRERLFPCTECGKRFTRKDNLKLHQRVHTGERPFQCAECGKSFTQKVNLLTHQRRHTGERPFACCQCGKSFAKKGTLSTHQKSHVRERLFACAECKESFVSNRDLTMHQRIHTRERSYMCNQCGKCFTQPGNLLTHQRVHTGERPFTCTQCEKSFTTNGNLKMHQRIHTGERPFTCTVCGKGFTTKGTLQKHQRVHTRWKQLACASPNLEGLSQPILQQDSH
- the LOC127045831 gene encoding oocyte zinc finger protein XlCOF6-like isoform X1, yielding MDEHRISPLLRSGSSSGHKQNQFKNLAPASGGRWSTSQGPVAFEDVAVYFSLEEWAALAKWQRELYRDVMKENYELVASLGHPAVKPEIICQMERGEEPCVGNLWGWKDRSTAQNPCSADGEMKDDDEEGTRTLDLPKTSPGQTGGDLHQHSRKKQRCKSQSKSQKQQRNVMQKKLLPLPRPQKTLLQRQDAEQKQDSQQDQTHLTAQQGEPTGRKPFTCPECGRSCAMKGNLKMHQRVHTGQGLFPCSQCGKCFTTKGNLKMHQQIHTGERPFMCTECGQGFVQNKFLKLHKRLHTGEHPFPCPECGKCFISKAILKLHGRTHGRERLFPCTECGKCFTRKDILKLHQRVHTGERPFQCAECGKSFTQKVNLLTHQRCHTGERPFACCQCGKSFAQKATLNTHQKSHVRERRFACAECKESFVSNRDLTMHQRIHTRERSYMCSQCGKCFTQPGNLLTHQRVHTGERPFTCTQCEKSFTTNGNLKMHQWIHTGERPFMCTECGKGFTAKATLRMHQCLHSGERPFMCTECGQGFVQNEFLKLHKRLHMGEHPFSCPICGKRFISKAILKVHGRVHGRTHGRERLFPCTECGKRFTRKDNLKLHQRVHTGERPFQCAECGKSFTQKVNLLTHQRRHTGERPFACCQCGKSFAKKGTLSTHQKSHVRERLFACAECKESFVSNRDLTMHQRIHTRERSYMCNQCGKCFTQPGNLLTHQRVHTGERPFTCTQCEKSFTTNGNLKMHQRIHTGERPFTCTVCGKGFTTKGTLQKHQRVHTRWKQLACASPNLEGLSQPILQQDSH
- the LOC127045831 gene encoding oocyte zinc finger protein XlCOF6-like isoform X4; translated protein: MERGEEPCVGNLWGWKDRSTAQNPCSADGEMKDDDEEGTRTLDLPKTSPGQTGGDLHQHSRKKQRCKSQSKSQKQQRNVMQKKLLPLPRPQKTLLQRQDAEQKQDSQQDQTHLTAQQGEPTGRKPFTCPECGRSCAMKGNLKMHQRVHTGQGLFPCSQCGKCFTTKGNLKMHQQIHTGERPFMCTECGQGFVQNKFLKLHKRLHTGEHPFPCPECGKCFISKAILKLHGRTHGRERLFPCTECGKCFTRKDILKLHQRVHTGERPFQCAECGKSFTQKVNLLTHQRCHTGERPFACCQCGKSFAQKATLNTHQKSHVRERRFACAECKESFVSNRDLTMHQRIHTRERSYMCSQCGKCFTQPGNLLTHQRVHTGERPFTCTQCEKSFTTNGNLKMHQWIHTGERPFMCTECGKGFTAKATLRMHQCLHSGERPFMCTECGQGFVQNEFLKLHKRLHMGEHPFSCPICGKRFISKAILKVHGRVHGRTHGRERLFPCTECGKRFTRKDNLKLHQRVHTGERPFQCAECGKSFTQKVNLLTHQRRHTGERPFACCQCGKSFAKKGTLSTHQKSHVRERLFACAECKESFVSNRDLTMHQRIHTRERSYMCNQCGKCFTQPGNLLTHQRVHTGERPFTCTQCEKSFTTNGNLKMHQRIHTGERPFTCTVCGKGFTTKGTLQKHQRVHTRWKQLACASPNLEGLSQPILQQDSH
- the LOC127045831 gene encoding oocyte zinc finger protein XlCOF6-like isoform X5, with amino-acid sequence MKDDDEEGTRTLDLPKTSPGQTGGDLHQHSRKKQRCKSQSKSQKQQRNVMQKKLLPLPRPQKTLLQRQDAEQKQDSQQDQTHLTAQQGEPTGRKPFTCPECGRSCAMKGNLKMHQRVHTGQGLFPCSQCGKCFTTKGNLKMHQQIHTGERPFMCTECGQGFVQNKFLKLHKRLHTGEHPFPCPECGKCFISKAILKLHGRTHGRERLFPCTECGKCFTRKDILKLHQRVHTGERPFQCAECGKSFTQKVNLLTHQRCHTGERPFACCQCGKSFAQKATLNTHQKSHVRERRFACAECKESFVSNRDLTMHQRIHTRERSYMCSQCGKCFTQPGNLLTHQRVHTGERPFTCTQCEKSFTTNGNLKMHQWIHTGERPFMCTECGKGFTAKATLRMHQCLHSGERPFMCTECGQGFVQNEFLKLHKRLHMGEHPFSCPICGKRFISKAILKVHGRVHGRTHGRERLFPCTECGKRFTRKDNLKLHQRVHTGERPFQCAECGKSFTQKVNLLTHQRRHTGERPFACCQCGKSFAKKGTLSTHQKSHVRERLFACAECKESFVSNRDLTMHQRIHTRERSYMCNQCGKCFTQPGNLLTHQRVHTGERPFTCTQCEKSFTTNGNLKMHQRIHTGERPFTCTVCGKGFTTKGTLQKHQRVHTRWKQLACASPNLEGLSQPILQQDSH